One part of the Corallococcus caeni genome encodes these proteins:
- a CDS encoding ATP-binding protein, translated as MAAKANGEACGLCGGRTYLIERRGELASARVCTCSADCPVCGGRGHILVQKEGTFSAKMGARTYDVLEPCVCTLRRTRVALYNDVQMPGVMAHASFDNYRPFNEAQDRGRGVAMHFAHQYVKGATNKGFVLSGPVGTGKTHLLAATLGHLVLEMGVKSRYVEISLLYATIRRGFQDGKSGGEIIGPLSEVEVLAIDELGKGRGSPFEMETLDELIARRYNAGRTTLFATNYSLEPERKGARSSAPSGYRATDDARSAMKDAELLRERVGERIYSRLCEMCTFVELPRDTPDRRRTRQEMDAPPPMGGMRNPGR; from the coding sequence ATGGCTGCCAAGGCGAACGGCGAGGCGTGTGGGCTGTGCGGCGGGCGGACGTACCTCATCGAGCGGCGCGGAGAGCTTGCGTCGGCGCGGGTGTGTACGTGCTCGGCGGATTGCCCGGTGTGCGGTGGACGCGGGCACATCCTGGTGCAGAAGGAAGGCACCTTCAGCGCGAAGATGGGCGCCCGGACCTATGACGTCCTGGAGCCGTGCGTGTGCACGCTCAGGCGCACGCGGGTGGCGCTCTACAACGACGTGCAGATGCCGGGCGTCATGGCGCACGCGTCGTTCGACAACTACCGGCCCTTCAACGAGGCGCAGGACCGGGGCCGCGGCGTGGCGATGCACTTCGCCCACCAGTACGTGAAGGGCGCCACCAACAAGGGCTTCGTGCTGAGCGGGCCGGTGGGCACGGGCAAGACGCACCTGCTCGCGGCGACGCTCGGGCACCTGGTGCTGGAGATGGGCGTGAAGTCCCGCTACGTGGAGATCTCCCTCCTCTACGCGACCATCCGGCGTGGCTTCCAGGACGGAAAGAGTGGCGGGGAGATCATCGGGCCGCTGTCGGAGGTGGAGGTGCTCGCCATCGACGAGCTGGGCAAGGGGCGCGGCAGCCCCTTCGAGATGGAGACGCTCGATGAGCTGATCGCCCGGCGCTACAACGCGGGGCGCACGACGCTCTTCGCCACGAACTATTCGCTGGAGCCGGAGCGCAAGGGCGCCCGGAGCAGCGCGCCCTCGGGCTACCGCGCCACGGACGACGCCCGCTCCGCCATGAAGGACGCGGAGCTGCTGCGCGAGCGCGTGGGCGAGCGCATCTACAGCCGGCTCTGCGAGATGTGCACCTTCGTGGAGCTGCCGCGCGACACCCCGGACCGGCGGCGCACGCGGCAGGAGATGGACGCGCCGCCGCCGATGGGTGGCATGCGCAACCCGGGCCGCTGA